The Canis lupus baileyi chromosome 5, mCanLup2.hap1, whole genome shotgun sequence region GAGTTTTAGAAACATCCAAATAAAGCTCCCTTGAGGTGTGCTGAGTTAAACACAGGCGGGAACTGGAGGGTGGTTGTAATTGGAAGGCCAGCTCCGGGAGGGcagggcttttctttctttctttctttttttttttttttcttttctttcatttactccCCTATCCTCGGAGTCTAGCATAGTGCCTGATGCACAGAGCAGGAACTCCTGGGCGTTGGTGTGAGTGAGTGAAGACCACTTCCACTCGATCAGTTATCTCACCTCCTCTAAGAAAGGGGCCTTTTCGCAGCTACCTCTTCAAGGCCATTCTTGAAGTTCCAGTTCCCCTCAGGGAGATTTCTAACACACAGTCCTCATTCCTCAGCTTATCATTCTGGGCTTTTCACCGGCAGAGTGGAAACTTTTAGACAAAATGACCTCTTCCTACCATCCCCCTCACTTATTCTGTCTTCTGGCCACATCTAACTACTGGTATTTCTTTCCATCTTGGTGACTTTgcgtgtgtctgtctgtctgggcTGCCCTTCCCCTACTTATTTGCTTGGTCTATTCCTTGGGCTCTTTCCATCTTGGAGAGGGAGGACTTCCCCCAGCTCTTTGGGCTGTTTCATGGTATACTTTTCTACACttgctttaaaaaactttttttcataagattttattttttaaagtaatctctacgcccaacatggagcttgaactcacaaccccgagatcaagagttgcatgctctactgactgagccagccaggctcccctacACTTGCTTTTCTAGAAGCCTTCAATGCACGATGTTGAAACAATTGGTTTGCTTGGTCTCATCAACACACAATGGAGCCCTTGGGAATAGGGGCTGTGCTTTGGCCATTTGTGTGCCCGGCTGtcgataaatatttactgaggaaaAGCAACAGTTCCAAGTCAAAGGGTGGGCATGCGTTGGGAGAGATCCACTGGAACCTCTGTGGTTGCTTTTCCTCGTGGATGGTTACTGCTGTGGACAACTCAGGCTTCGTCTTGGACAGGGGCTGGAAATCATCCGGGGTTGTCAAGGCCTGAACGTGGTGGGTTGTGACCTTGTGGAAGTTTCACCGCCCTACGATCCTTTTGGTGAGTAAATGAGAATACTAGGATATGTGGGCAGCTCCTAGTTTAAATTATATTCATCTACTTGGTAAGTAGAAGATGGATGGGTCCTTTTGTATAACTCGGGAGCCTGCCGAGTATGTTCTGCAGTGGAGAAAATAAACCTATTACCGCACACCTTCCAAACGTGAGCTAATTAACAACACCCCGGGGAGGTGGCTGTTATTGGTTTGCCCGCCCAGCAGCAGAAGAGAACACCAGCCTGCAGTTTATTAGTAGGGTGGCATAGTTCCATCCCCCTTTGATATTTCATTGAAAAGTGAATTGTCGAGGTGTAAGTGGTTTAGGAGAGGTATTCGAAGCAGATGCCATCACAATAATTTCAACGTAGAGAAGCTTACAGACTTGGGCCTATTAACGTCAGAGGGGAGGCGATTAAATACAATAGACACCATTTATTATAGGTTTTCCTTTGGGGGGTACGAATCTGTTTTCAGAGTAGAACAAAGAACCGTCTGATTTTCAGAAAACTATTTCTGAATGATGCTTGATGGAGAATATCAGGGAAAGCACATCcacagggtggctgggtggcccAGAGAAGAGCATGGAAGTGGGCTGGGGAGTCTGGAAAGGGAAGAGGGCGGAGTACTGAGAGGCTCCAGCCttaggttttgtttctttgtaggAAACACGGCCCTCCTGGCTGCTAACCTGCTGTTTGAGATGCTGTGTGCTCTCCCCAAAGTGACAGTCGTCTGAACCTCGGGCTCTTCGAGATACAACAGGCTGTGTTGATGACAGTTCTCAAGGATTTATGCGCAAGCTGAGTCCTAGGCAACTCTGAGTACTCAGGAGTTTATGCCAGTACAACTTTCTGCTGAGAAATGTCCCTAGAGGCTGTAAAATCAGGGCGTTCAGTAGAATTCTAATCCAACGGCTAATATTTCTGTGGGGTTTGAGTCAACTATAAACAGAGAAGCACTTGTGCTGTTTTGATGAGATGGTGGAGGattgggcggggcgggggtgggggggcagggagccaAGGAGCATTTGGTTCACGAAGATGATCTAAAAATTggagaaatggaataaaaaagccCTGTGACATAATACTGTATAAACATCCTGTATTTCTCTAGTTTCTTCCTTTACACTGTGGCTCCTCCTGAGGAACTCAGGGCTGCACCTGGGTTTTAGGACCACTGTGAACATAGAAAGTTTGAATGAAAGTAACTTGCAGATCCTAATAAAGAAACTTGCCACTTAGAAGCCCAGGAGGGTGCATGAAATGTCTTTTCAGCCAGACATCAGGTGGCCTCCAAAGAGCCCTTGGTGACACTTCCCTAACCCACTCCCCGTCTCAGTTTCGCATTCTCTCCTCTTGGAGCTGATACATCCTCCCTGAGGCAACTCCTGAAATCTGCAGCGAAGACTGAGGCGTGTGTCATGTGCAAATTGTTTCATTGCTAAGGTGTCCACAAATCATCACCTCCCAATGCAAGAGCCACGTGTAATCATCACacattaaaatagtttatttgttTCCAGTCTGTaatattcttaaaacaaaaataacatcagCTTCAGTGCCTGTtcacaatacaaaacaaaaacaacataaaaaagacACCATTTGCCAAATAAGTTATTTGTTCCTAAGAGTATCAAAAGTGCAAAATATTCACCTTCTTTTCAGATCGGTCTCTAAAGCTCCATCCTTCTCCTCGACAAGCTCAACGGACAGATTCAGCAGCTGCCACACTGCATTTGTGTTCAAGGGACAAGGTGAGGCATTTGGATGTGAGCAATATTTCATCTGCAAAGATAGTCTGCATCGGCATTTAAAGAATTTTACTTGGGAAAAAAGTTTGAGTGTTTGCTTCTCATCTCTTTTCCCAAACAAAGCATGTCAATTAAAAAACACATTcagatttcattgcttttttaaaacaggaaaacatgCATGTGCTGGATGAGGAGGAAATAAACCCATTACTTTGAAAAGTACGACCAAATTTTCAGGGTCAGTAACTGATGGCAGAGAGAGACCATGGTGCCTCAACAGAGGTCAGGGCAGTCTTGCTCACTGAAATGCTGCTGACTCAGACCTGACAATCTCTTAGACAAATTATGCCACCAGCACctggatgataaaaaaaaacccaaaaaacaaaaaaacaactttgtaaGTAGTTGTGTATTCTACAAAGACTTGTTTTAGGCCAATTTTCATCCCCATCTGCTAAATAGGATGCATGGGCTCTACCAACCAGAAGAGCCTACTTCTAAAGACAGAACAATGCTGTCAGACTCAAGATATTCAAAGACCAGGAGGTTCACTTAAAACCAAAATTAGGTCTGTGTGATTCCACACAAGAGAAGGAGAGATGGTGGCATTGGCTGAGCATGACGATGGCTCATACATTTGACACAACAGTAAACAAATTCATGGAAACATTCAGGAGGAAAGGCTTGGGTGGTCAAGGGCCATGTTCAATGTAAAGTAGAACCTTCCTAGTGTCCTCTTGGGGGACATCTCTCCCAGCCCTGAACAGACCTGTGGAAGAAATTTTGGACTGAAAAATTCTCCAGGAATGTTTTTAATCCTATCTATTCTCACTTTCCTTTCTTAGTACAAATGGAGGGTGCAGCTGTCTGTCTGaaggtgctttttattttaatgagacaCATTTTTGAAATGAACAAATCTGGTGGTGGGGGGGCTGGTTTTCATAAATTAAGGTCAGGGATCCCATTAGTACTAGAAATTAAAAACCCACCACTGAACCAAAATACTACTCACATCAGCAACTTGGCCATCAAAgaccaagaaaataattttgaggcTGGTGCATCAAGGAGCCAAATGAATCCCTTAATCACGCCTGCCTAGGACAGGTGCCAGGAGACATGGCATTCAGAGTAAGTGTCCAATTTTTAGAGGATCAtgtggtgggggtgtgggggtgtgtgtgtgggggaagcctggcagtgatttttctttctttctttctttctttttttttttttttctttaaataaagctATAGACTCCATGGAAACCATAGGAATTCCTGGGCTTAAATGATTTATTACTTGCCACTGTAGCTCAATATTTGGATTATTCAGGATCCAAATGGCTTAGTTTAAAGCAATGATGATTAAAGAAATACTAACTTAGTAGATGTCCCATCACTGACTCTGACACTTTGCTTTACAAAAGGGCAATTTTCTTTGACATCTGAACCGACCACTCTTTGAAGCTGCTCAAACTCCACTGGTGGTTTTgcccttaaaaaaagagagagaaaaaaaaggcaaactctCTAACTGGCAGGTGTGCTCCACTGCGCACTggagttctggaagctggggtgCTGTTGGTAGATCGGACCGTGTTAGTGGTAGGGCGGCTGGGAGTTGAGAGTGAAAGCAATTGAGATACCACGATATAGGCCAGAAGCTCAAAGGAAGCCTTTTGCCAAACAGGGTTCTAGAACAAGTCTTGGCTCGCTTGTCACAAAAGAGGGCTCAAAGTTACAGCACTTTTGGGGTAACAGTGTTCAAAATACAATTGCTGAGAAATTTTTAAGTTCCTTGATACAAAGACATGTCTGGTATTTTACTAAAGAGACACCACTGGAGTGAAGAGGTTCCTCGAGCCTGACTCCTGGCAGGCGGGGAAAAGGTGTCTTCGGTTTAACATCTACTGGGTTATAGCAGCTTATCTCTACGTCCAGAGAACAAGATTACAAATTATGGCTCCTAAGATTCATACCCTAAAATTGACAGAGGCAGAAAGGCGTGTGAAAACATACACGTAAATGGCTCAAAGTCGTTACAGTACTTCTTGCGGAGCAGACCGTTCCGGGCTACATTTAGCGCTGGGGCAGGCGGCTGCTGGGCCGCTACGGGGTCACCTCCATCACCACCCAGCCCTCTGTTCTCTTGGGAAGAAAACCACACTCCCTTGCAGGACCCCCACTTATCCctagttttttttaaactgtggctGGCAAATTGCTGGCAGGGGGATACTCCCCAAATATACTTTTAGCCACTGACTACCAGAAAAACTACCAAATGGGAGATTGCTTGGAAGCAGGCCCCATGAGGATGCAGGGCCTGGAAGCTGCTGCGGGCCGTCCCACTGACACAGCATGCGCTGGGCGGAAGCACAGCGGGGGCGGGGTCCCCACCAGCACTCCAGGCTCGCGGGGTTCCTGCTGCAGGCCAGCGCCCTGTGCTTCTCCCacagcacagggacaggaccggGCAGGGTGACGTGAGCACGTGACAGGGATGACAAAGGAAGGGGGAATGAGCAGTCTACTTTAAATAGTGCGGCATTCAAacgagggggaaaaaaacccaaaggaaaatatttcGATCTAGGGAATTCAGCTTGAGGTGTTTTTCACTCCTAGGTTAGAATGGGACAAAGGAAAGATTCTTCTAGCCGTTGTTCTGGAAGAATAATCTAGAATCTATTCTCTGTCCGTGGTGATAGGTTGAGTCCTGAAAAGACCTGTTCCCGGGGGCCTATTAAAAAGCCGGAAGAGTTAAAGTCTCTCTTGAGCTCCTTCAGTCTAACTCAGGCCACGACGGGATATAGAACCTCTGCAAGGAGCCTTCGAGCAGGCGCTCCATCCATAAGGACAACTTGCTCAACTTCCCTTTGATGGGCCTGGGTCCAAGGCCGCAGGAGGATTTCCCTCGCGAGTCGCCCAGATGGAGGGAAGAGTCCAGATCACTGCACGACCCCAGggcttcctcctcttccactgCCTTCTGGGGCTTGAAGAGACAGAAGTACTTCTTGTGGCCATTCAGAGCCAGCACGTAACCTGTGTAGTCACGTTCCATGAAATGCTTGTCATACTGGTTGGGGATCGGGGCTGCATCCTGAGCAAATTCTAGTAAGTATTCCAGCCATTCTCTGTGTTTATCTAGACTCAGGAAGGAGAAGTGCAGGCAGCTACTCCTGTCGGAAGAACACAGTGAAGATGTAGGGAAGAGCCCGCACGCTCAACTGCAGGGGACGTAACCCGTCAGTCAGACCTCCAGCACTAGGGggaggctctgtgctggatgggGCCCAAATATGGAAAGGATGGAGGATTCTGGTGGGACGTGAGGGCTTCCGTAACAGTTGTAACACTCTGCTCACCCATCTCCCTCCCCGTCCCTGCCGGGTGCCAGTTATGCCACTCTTGGTGTCTGGCTTCAGGAAACCCTTGAGAGCTAGCGTGAGAGTTCCCTGAGAGGCTCACGGAAGAGGACTGAGGTCAAGGTCTTCTGTTCAGAGGCACAGGGACACGAAGTCAGGGGGAGAAAGACCCCCCAACGGTAGCTAAGATTTCTGGGTTTGAAAGGCCACGGCCAACATCTCACCGCATGTGCGAAGAAAGCCCCTCATGGTCAAGGAGGAAAGAACATAATTCTCCTCtggtcccctcctcccccaaatgTGCACGTTCTCTCCTTTCCCTCGCTCGCCCCCGAGCTTACCCAGTGAACGTGTAGACCTCCAAAGCGAATTTCTGTAGTAGGCTGGTCTTGGTGGAATTTGACAGGATGAGGACTACGTTCATGTGGCCTGGCCTCAGGCGGACCAGGTTACTGGTGTATGTGACATCTGTGAGCTCAGTTACCTCCACAAAGCCTTTTTTAGGAATCCTGCTGTGGAGAAGAGGTGAGGGATTATGATGTTATCAGGACAGGAGAATGCCATTGCTTTGAAAAGAAACAAGGGGAAGAAAATGCTATGTTCAACCAGACTAGCTATGTTATTTAATATTCTAGACTCCCCCTTGGTGTCCTGGGCCCATAAAGACCCTTTCAGATGCTGCTGTTCAGTAGGTGTAGAAGCAGCTTTAGGGGAGGATGAAGGTAGTCCACACGGTTATGGGGCTGCAGCCTTCTCTGCTTCTGGCTCGTCTAGCGTCTCTGACAGGCTCTGCTTCCTGTCCCCATCAGGAAGTTTGAGACTGCGAGGCGGAAGGTACTGAGGAGAACAGAAGGAGGTCCTGTGTCTAGATGCCTACAGGGTCTCAGAAACACTAACCAGCAGCTGACTTTTCCCTCACATGTCACACACGAGGAGGTGACCCGCGTGCTCATATCTATGAGGTTCGTGGAGGCCACGCTATCTGACTGCGCGCCTGTGGCTCTCCTGCCCCATGGGGTTGCGGGTGGGTGTGTGGTTAGAGAAacctgctgttttctttctttcttttttttttttttaagatattttttgtttatttattcattcatgatagacagagagagaaagaggaggcagagacacaggcagagggagaagcaggctccatcccgggggcccgatgtgggacctgatcccaggactccaggatcacaccctgggccaaaggcaggcgctgaaccgctgagccacccagggatcccaacctgcTGTTTTCTTTGGCGAAGCTTGGCTCGGTCTTCCCGGCCTTCTCATGGGCTTCCTCTTTATCTGGAGGGTTTGATTCTCGCTCATCGTTTGAGTCACTAAAGTAAGAAACGAGgtgttttataaaagaaatagtaCCAACAACCCCGAGGCCTGGGGCCCGCCCCTGAGAAGTTGCTCTGAGAAGCCAGGGAGGCATTTACCTGAAAGCCTGAACGATGACGGTGCCGAAGAGGATGAAGAGGGCGGAGAAGACCAGGGAGAGAAGGGGCATCATCTCCCGCCTGAAACGAAGTTAAGCTCTGGTCAGCTCTAGAAACGCTGCTGCGGTCTGTCCGTTGATGACATTAGGTTTCTTCTCTTTGGCTCAAACAAAACCAAGAACCCAAACCGAAAGGCTTTCAtatcaataaacattttctagtttcatgtaataaaggtttttctttgagggtgagggtggtggtgggggaagcaGAGGCTTTTCCCTCACTGTTTTCATTCAGATTGCTTATGCTTATTCTAGAAGTTTGTCTCAACGTAATAGGCTGTGCTTAAGTTCCATGGAAGGAAATACAGGATTTACATTGTGAATGTGAAAGAACATTCTGACGTCAAGGATGGTTTCAGTGATTAAAAAGTCTGTGGAATTATTTCCTTcgattttttttcctggctggAATAAATCAGACATGgccctgggggcagaggaggaagaacaAGCTGACCTTCCACAGTGCCATCTAGGACTGGGGCTCTAAAATTTTATTCACCCATAAACATGCATCAAAGGCCTGCTATTTTTTAGGAGCTGTGCTGGGTGCCAGGAATCACAAACATGAACCAGATGCGGTTCTACCCTTCGGGAGCTCACAGTATcactgggggtgggagtgggataGCTCTCCCTCGTCTGGCTAGCTCACCGACTGGCTTGGACACCTCTGCACTGGCCTCCATgtgggtcaggccctgggctgggtgcCAGGGGTGCTCTGATGAAGAGGACAGGCCCAGGGGGAGAGGGTCCATTAGCAACTATGTAAAAAATGAAGTTAccgaaagaaagaaaaggctgcGGGGAggaagggcgcctggctggctcagtcggttaagcgtctgccttcagctcaggacacgatcccggggtcctgggatcgagccctgcatagcatcaggctccgtgctcagcaggcagcctgcttctccctttccctctgccccgcTCCCCCTGTTGCCTCACCTCCCCCAcggctcgtgctctctctctgataaataaataaaatcttaaaaaaaaaaaaaaaaagaaaaaaggaccgGTTATAGAAAATGTGTAAACATTCTTCCACTTGCCTGTGTTGCATAGACACTGAAATCAAAGAAACCTAGACTCTTTTCAAGAGAAAAACTGTGGTTCTACTATCAATGGagaagaagaaattcaaatagGGACCTcccctcaccaaaaaaaaaaaaaaaagaaagaaagaaagaagaagaggaggaagaaattcAGTCTAGCAATATTCCTACCAGTTGTTGTGAAATATGCTGTCCCAGCAGTCTGAGATGTAGTCCGAAGCGGAGTAGAACCACCGGAGGAGAAAGATCTGTTGAGGGAGAAAATGCCGGTCAGGATGGAGCCCCCGAGCCCAGGTGGGAGAAGTCCTCGCCCGACACGGTGGCTCGCCCGCCTCAGCAGCCCTGCCTGGCGCCCCGTCTCCCGGGCCACATGCTTACAGGGGCAAGCTCATCGGTCAGGTCGGGGAGCACGGCTTCCGAGGACAGCAGAGCGGGGTCTCTGCGCAGCTGGTCCAGATAGCCCAAAAGCGTGAGTTTATCACTCTCACTCCCTGTCCAGGGAGCCTCGAGGGTTTTATACACCACCCTTCCTCCTGTGGTGCGCCTTTCCAAGATCGACACCtagggggaaaagagaggaaaccaTTAGAGAAgtctttaagtttgttttttttttcttcgggGAGGATGGGAAAAAGGATCCAATGCAGTTAGCAATAAGCTTGAGCACAAATACAGATGGGTATAAAATACGCGCAAGAGACTGCAGTTATTTTCTGACAAAGGAAACTATGTTTATGATGACTTTCCAAAGCTTCTGCTAAAAGTTAAAGCTCTTTCTTATGAGAAGACTTTTCCCTACAAGCTCTGACTTATTATCTATAAGGaacttttgttttagagagattTTCCATGATTACCAAAATGATGACAAAGACACAGAATTTAATGCTTCTGTAGAGAGATGACaaaagaggggaagggaaggagagagcaatcaaaatgaagtgaaatgaaaGAAGCAGAAGTAAAGGAGAGAGATTTTACTGGTAGCCGAAGGAAGATTTTACACACTAGGTACTCATAGGAAAGATGTTTTCTGTGAAGGTCGAAGGCTGAAAATCTAGGAGGTGAAATCACCAGGGTTTCAAACCTGTTTCAAGATTAGGCTTTCAAAACAGGCTCAGACATTTCTGGATTTCCTGAAATCTGTACTCAAAACAcccaaagaaagaggaaacagcATTCAGGTGCCATAAGCTTGTCAAGAACTTGGAAGAAGAGAATCCATGACTCACCGCTGATTTTCCTTGAAACGTATCACTGTCTGGTACTAAGGTGTTGGCAAACTCCTGCTGCCGGTTGCTGTACACGTGCACGAATCTCACTGTGTCTTTTGTGTTTGCCAGGGCAAAGGACAGGAAAGCATCAAAGGGTTTGCTCAACTTGGCAGCCTCGGCAGTCAGTAAAACCACACAGTACCTGCACAACGACAGAAGACTTTCTAATCAGTCTCCGAGGCCGAGGCTGGACCCCTTGATGGTAAGAGAAGGTGAAGAGGAGGCGCATTGTTCTAGAGAAGTGAATACATCTTACTGATGGAAGCTGCACAGTGGCAGTCTCTCACGAGAGCAGCTTTCCAAATCATCAATGACCTGCTTCTTCTCCCGACTGGTGATGCCATCCCCAAACCAAACTTTATCACACTTAGGAATTTCTTGTAGGCAATGGCCTCTGAATCCTTGATGCAGAAGGGATTTCAGAAGCCACCTGTTATTCTGTTTCCATCACAGACTGGGCTGGTCAATCCTATCTTGGGCCAGAGGTCTCTGAACCTCACTCTGAAGGGCTTCCTTTGCAAAGGCAAGTTTAGCTAATCACTCAGTCATTCAGTTTCCCAAATGTTTAGGGAacgcttactatgtgccaggtaagACGGACAACGTTCTTGCCCTGGTGGAGCTTATATTCTGGTAGGGAAGACAGAcgacaaataaatacatagtgaCAAGTGttatgaaaaagaagaggagaaagagtccagggtggggtgggagtccTGCTCCATCAGACAGATTGCTCAGGGACATGTCACCTCTCAGACAGCAAAGACCTGAATGGGGTGCCATACGGGGAAAGGGGTCAGGGcgttccaggcagagagaactgtGAGCGTGAAGACCCATCAATGGAGAGAGACTGGACCCAATGCATGTTCTAGCAAGCTcactggctgctgtgtggagaactGCCTGGAAGGCATAAGAGGGGAATGGAATGGAAGCAGAGTCTGGTAAGAAGGCTAGCACAGTCGCTCTCCAAAGGCgacagtggttaaaaaaaaaaaaaaaaaaaaggtgagaactGCAATGGATCTGGGCTATTTTCTGAAGGCCGTGCTCATCACAATTCTTAGAGTCCCTGATATTCTTCTTTATATCAAATTAAAGTCTTTCTTCTCTCTTGGTCTTATAAAGGCATCAGAAAAATCTGGAAACATGGGGAATGTCTCACTTTAAACAATATCttagttatatttttcaaataagatgACCAggatgctttccttccttccaaatcTAGACACATTTCACAATGATATTGCCCTatattcagggcacctgggtggctcagtggttgagcgtctgcctttggctcaggttgtgctcttggggtcctgggatcaagtcccgcactgggctccccatagggagcctgcttctccctctgcctatgtctctgcctctctgtgtctctcatgaataaaatcttaaaaaaaaatagccctacATTTAAAGCCATTGATTCATTAATCTGAAGGatctctaataaatattttccctgCATTGCTAGACTTTTTAGTTACTATGTATGAATATGCCTCAGCCTTCCCATTTCTAGCTAATCATTTGAACCTTTCCTCGG contains the following coding sequences:
- the DNAJC16 gene encoding dnaJ homolog subfamily C member 16 isoform X1 → MEVKKLSISWQFLIVLVLILQILSALDFDPYRVLGVSRTASQADIKKAYKKLAREWHPDKNKDPGAEDKFIQISKAYEILSNEEKRSNYDHYGDAGENQGYQKQQQQREYRFRHFHENFYFDESFFHFPFNSERRGSIDEKYLLHFSHYVNEVVPDSFKKPYLIKITSDWCFSCIHIEPVWKEVVQELERLGVGIGVVHAGYERRLAHHLGAHSTPSILGIINGKISFFHNAVVRENLRQFVESLLPGNLVEKVTNKNYIRFLSGWQQENKPHVLLFDQMPVVPLLYKLTAFAYKDYLTFGYVRTGLREAEEMKRQYNVNVYAPTILIFKEHINKPADAIQARGMKKQVIDDFITQNKYLLAARLTSQRLFHELCPVKRSHRQRKYCVVLLTAEAAKLSKPFDAFLSFALANTKDTVRFVHVYSNRQQEFANTLVPDSDTFQGKSAVSILERRTTGGRVVYKTLEAPWTGSESDKLTLLGYLDQLRRDPALLSSEAVLPDLTDELAPIFLLRWFYSASDYISDCWDSIFHNNWREMMPLLSLVFSALFILFGTVIVQAFSDSNDERESNPPDKEEAHEKAGKTEPSFAKENSSRIPKKGFVEVTELTDVTYTSNLVRLRPGHMNVVLILSNSTKTSLLQKFALEVYTFTGSSCLHFSFLSLDKHREWLEYLLEFAQDAAPIPNQYDKHFMERDYTGYVLALNGHKKYFCLFKPQKAVEEEEALGSCSDLDSSLHLGDSRGKSSCGLGPRPIKGKLSKLSLWMERLLEGSLQRFYIPSWPELD
- the DNAJC16 gene encoding dnaJ homolog subfamily C member 16 isoform X2 encodes the protein MEVKKLSISWQFLIVLVLILQILSALDFDPYRVLGVSRTASQADIKKAYKKLAREWHPDKNKDPGAEDKFIQISKAYEILSNEEKRSNYDHYGDAGENQGYQKQQQQREYRFRHFHENFYFDESFFHFPFNSERRGSIDEKYLLHFSHYVNEVVPDSFKKPYLIKITSDWCFSCIHIEPVWKEVVQELERLGVGIGVVHAGYERRLAHHLGAHSTPSILGIINGKISFFHNAVVRENLRQFVESLLPGNLVEKVTNKNYIRFLSGWQQENKPHVLLFDQMPVVPLLYKLTAFAYKDYLTFGYVRTGLREAEEMKRQYNVNVYAPTILIFKEHINKPADAIQARGMKKQVIDDFITQNKYLLAARLTSQRLFHELCPVKRSHRQRKYCVVLLTAEAAKLSKPFDAFLSFALANTKDTVRFVHVYSNRQQEFANTLVPDSDTFQGKSAVSILERRTTGGRVVYKTLEAPWTGSESDKLTLLGYLDQLRRDPALLSSEAVLPDLTDELAPIFLLRWFYSASDYISDCWDSIFHNNWREMMPLLSLVFSALFILFGTVIVQAFSDSNDERESNPPDKEEAHEKAGKTEPSFAKENSRIPKKGFVEVTELTDVTYTSNLVRLRPGHMNVVLILSNSTKTSLLQKFALEVYTFTGSSCLHFSFLSLDKHREWLEYLLEFAQDAAPIPNQYDKHFMERDYTGYVLALNGHKKYFCLFKPQKAVEEEEALGSCSDLDSSLHLGDSRGKSSCGLGPRPIKGKLSKLSLWMERLLEGSLQRFYIPSWPELD
- the DNAJC16 gene encoding dnaJ homolog subfamily C member 16 isoform X3, with product MPVVPLLYKLTAFAYKDYLTFGYVRTGLREAEEMKRQYNVNVYAPTILIFKEHINKPADAIQARGMKKQVIDDFITQNKYLLAARLTSQRLFHELCPVKRSHRQRKYCVVLLTAEAAKLSKPFDAFLSFALANTKDTVRFVHVYSNRQQEFANTLVPDSDTFQGKSAVSILERRTTGGRVVYKTLEAPWTGSESDKLTLLGYLDQLRRDPALLSSEAVLPDLTDELAPIFLLRWFYSASDYISDCWDSIFHNNWREMMPLLSLVFSALFILFGTVIVQAFSDSNDERESNPPDKEEAHEKAGKTEPSFAKENSSRIPKKGFVEVTELTDVTYTSNLVRLRPGHMNVVLILSNSTKTSLLQKFALEVYTFTGSSCLHFSFLSLDKHREWLEYLLEFAQDAAPIPNQYDKHFMERDYTGYVLALNGHKKYFCLFKPQKAVEEEEALGSCSDLDSSLHLGDSRGKSSCGLGPRPIKGKLSKLSLWMERLLEGSLQRFYIPSWPELD